Genomic window (Leptospira bouyouniensis):
AAATGTATCAAAGGAGAATCCGAACCAATGGTGAAAGGTGATTCTGATATTAAAACATTAGAAGTGGCGTATAAAATTTTAGAAGAAATTCACGGCAAAAAATAATGACAAATCATCCTGATTCAACGCGCGGGAAGTTACTCATTTCCAATTCAAGTGTGATTCAGGATTTTTTTCATAAATCCGTTGTCCTCATGGTTGACCATGATGATGACGGAGCCTTTGGTTTGGTTTTAAACAAACCAACTGACCAAACTATGGAATCTCTTATTAAAAATCTGCCAGATACCATACATTCCAACAAACCAGTGTATGCTGGCGGTCCAGTTGACAATCTATTTGTGTCTATTTTGCATAATGGAAAACAAACGGCCGATCCCGGTGTGGAAGTTGTTCCAGGAATTTATATGGCACGAAGTTTTGATACGATGTTAGAAGTATTATCTTCCGACCAAATCAAATTCCGAGTATTGCAAGGTTATGCAGGTTGGTCGTCAGGCCAGTTGGAAAGTGAATTTGATAGATTGTCTTGGGTGGTATCAGATTTGGTAGATGATTCAATTGTTTTCAAAGAAGATGATTCAGAATCGATTTGGCGAGAAGCTCTACGAAGTAAAGGTGGAATTTACAAATACTTTGTAGACCATACTAAGGATCCTTCTCTCAACTAACCAATACGAACTAATACTTTTATGAAACTGGCTTCTAAAAAAATCGTATTGACCAATGGTTCTTCCCCTTTAGGAAAAGAACTATTATCATTGTTACTCGGTGAAGGAGCTTTGGTTGTTGTTGGCGACATCAATCCAGAAGAAATTCCCAGTCATGGAAATTTACATAAATATAAAATTGATCCCTGTAAACCTGATCAAATCGAAAGGTTAATCGAATCTGCTATCGAAACATTGGATAAAATTGATGTGTTCGTTATCAATTCAGAACAATTTATTTATGCAGAAGATGAAAAGGAAAATTGGGCTGGTCTCAAATACTTATTCCAATCAAATTCCCTCGCACCTATTTTTGCGATTCAAAAATTAACAAAATTGATCTCTGTTGGGCTTCACATAATCTACGTTAGTTCAGAAATTTCCCTGTATCCAACTCCTGGATATGCGTTGTATGGTTCCTCCAAACTCGCTTTTGATTATTTTTGGGATTCCTACCGCAAACAAGTTGGGAAAAATTTTCAATTCTCTAAGATAGTCGCGAACGTTCCTTCCGACCAAAATCCAAAACGATTAGCGAAGAAAGTGTTTCGATCCATCTTACGTCCCAAACAGTCTCGGTTTGAAGTATGGA
Coding sequences:
- a CDS encoding SDR family NAD(P)-dependent oxidoreductase — encoded protein: MKLASKKIVLTNGSSPLGKELLSLLLGEGALVVVGDINPEEIPSHGNLHKYKIDPCKPDQIERLIESAIETLDKIDVFVINSEQFIYAEDEKENWAGLKYLFQSNSLAPIFAIQKLTKLISVGLHIIYVSSEISLYPTPGYALYGSSKLAFDYFWDSYRKQVGKNFQFSKIVANVPSDQNPKRLAKKVFRSILRPKQSRFEVWTQGMQKKFFEILPFLLFFRSLLYGFRLKEEKMKKNSSPQTIPTNEI
- a CDS encoding YqgE/AlgH family protein — translated: MTNHPDSTRGKLLISNSSVIQDFFHKSVVLMVDHDDDGAFGLVLNKPTDQTMESLIKNLPDTIHSNKPVYAGGPVDNLFVSILHNGKQTADPGVEVVPGIYMARSFDTMLEVLSSDQIKFRVLQGYAGWSSGQLESEFDRLSWVVSDLVDDSIVFKEDDSESIWREALRSKGGIYKYFVDHTKDPSLN